The region ATTAAAaacacattcacattcacagaAGAACCTTGaatcgtacatacatatgtatgacgTACCCATAACTTATCAATTTAGACATTCGGtcacaaaacccaaaaaaatagTACAATTAAATACAATTACTAGCTATTCGAATTCAATCGAAATGAATCTTAACatttaagtaaaaaaaaactttggTTTTGcaatttccacatttttgtaatttgtgaatcgaaatgaaaatatgaacatttttatggttttttctCCGTGTGTGGTCGTAGCAGTCATAGTGTAGTATTTTCAGGAATATTATCCATTTTCTAGTCTCTTTTGGCTGTTACATACCCCAACCACAGGCTCAATATACCCCGAAAACACAGCAGATATCTCTGAAGTGCAGACAAACAAAGTAGCAGACGGATGGATAGCGTAAGGTGAGGGGCATGGCATTTTCTACAACTTAAATGGCCGTCTAATTTGTGGGGCTTACACAATAATTACACCTTTTGCTTGGGATTCGAGGGATTCGGGAAGCGAGGGCCACTTTCGTGTGTCTGGGCGCGGGCGATGGCGACTCAAAGTAATTGGCTTTGAGAGCATCAGTTGCCATGGCATCTGCTAACTCTCACTCCTTTTGAGTTTATCTTTTGCTAACGAGAGATGATTCCTGGTTTATCCCCACACAGATATCCCCGTTGTGAGCCTGGAGCTGGGCACCAACTCCCTGAATGCTACGCTGCGCGAGGGCATCGATGTCTTCTTCGAGTGCAACATCAAGTCGAATCCGTGGATCTACAAAGTCAGTTGGCGGCACAATGTAAGTGGAAATGAGGGAGATATCCGATTTCGCCAATAAGTAGATCGAATAATGGTATTTCTCAAGTGCTGTTGAGACTACAACATGAACATGCTTTGAACagtaatttttaaataaaaaatgacaCGTTTTCTATGGAATAAGTCGAATGAAAAGAGGAGGCTCATTCACTGAATAATCAtctgcggaaaacttttccttttttgtggctgccttAAACACCatattattattgtaattCTCATTATATTTTGCCCATAAATTACCTTCTGCTGGGGGCTGGATCTGTAATTGTTGCATatttcaggtgtgccacaaaaattgaattctaaaacgaaaattgaatgCCACCCACACCGGCACATATAGAATTTGTTACTGAATTATCCCCCGCACTTGGGAAATTTATGCAGCCGGATGCCTAATTTATTCCGGCTTCCTCAATCAGCCGcacggccactgccactgccgttgcCAGGGGCATGCATCGTTCAACCGTTCAATGTTCAACGTATGCGGGGTGCCACATACCACATAAAAGTGTTATTAGCCtgagaaattaaatttatttcaattccCGGCAGTTATCCGTAAATTGAATTTCGATTTCacattttgcacattttcaatttgcgctTTCCATTATCCCGACTAAAATTTCCACTCGCTTTTTGCCTTCGTTTCTCCCGCAGGGTGCCATCCTAGCCAACAATCCCGCCGAAGGCATCGCCGTGTCCAACCAGAGTTTGGTGCTGCAGAACGCCAGCCGGGCCCGCAGCGGCATCTACACCTGTGTGGGGAGCAACCGGGAGGGCGACGGCGAGAGCAATCCCGTCCAGCTGGACATACGATGTGAGTAGTAGTAGTCCCCGAAGGACTGGAGCGAATTAATTAAAGGCCCGAACAAAGTGTTAATTTGCATAACATCTTAATCAAAAAGGAATTGCCATTTTTGTGATTGCAATTTGTAGCAAACACGTTGCACAATGCAATTACATCACAGTCGAGAGACTTGTCTGACTTATCCCATATCTTTTTGCCTGTCAGGGACGACAAATTGCTTCggataaataaaataaatcaattaaatggcATACCAGTTGTCCGCAGTTGGCCggaatgttgttgttgcaacaattcctttaaatatttaatgccatcccagaagcaaaagcagaatCAACTTCTGGATCTCTCTGGTTGCAGCCGTCGAATGTTTTGctttaattatgcaaatttcttgCCAATTCAATTTCATCTTTCGATTCCTGTACCTTTTTGCAGTTGCACCTGTCTGCCGTGGCGGCCAGAGGACAACTTACAGCTCCGGGCGCCACGAGACGGTGAAGGTGGCCTGCGAGATCGATGCCAATCCCATGGAGGCCACCTACGTGTGGAAGTTTAATGCCAGCCAGGGCGAAACCGTGGACATACCCGCCTCCCAGGTGGCCGTCGACAGGGGCAGGAGCATCGCCCACTACACGCCCATGACGGAGAATGTAAGTTCCACATCCGCATTTCCCCAACCCCTCTTGTACTTTTAGGGGTCATATAAATCAGCCCATCGCTGGGGTAGAGAGTGGAGGCGGACACATAATTTTCCAAACGAGTTGCGGTtttgaattttcaattaagaCTGAAGAGACGAGTGTCGCCATCGGCCATCGGCCATCGGCCATCGGCCAACGGTGTTGCATGTTACATTTTGCATGCATAAATTAAGCCAACGAAATGCATTGTCACTCAACCGGCACTACGGCTACCTGCTCCTGCTCATCCGTGTCCTTCTTTGCTTTTCCAGGACTACGGAACACTGTTGTGTTGGGCCACCAACGAGATTGGCGATCAAAGTGACCCCTGCGTGTACACAATAGTCCCTGCAGGTGAGTGTTGCATCCCTCTTCTTGGGGCACGGGGGTGAGGGAGTGCCATCCGCTTTTCATTTTGGTTCAGTTTTTGCATATGCTTTTGTTATTCCTGGGGGGATGACTCCCTTCAGTGCTTATTTGCCGATGACTTTGGCacttttggccattttggAACTCCTGGTCCTCCGTCTGGGATTAGACGGGAGCTGTGGCATATTGATTCTCGAGGCTGCAAAGCTGGAAAGCTGAAATATTGGGGGATATGCAATTTGCTGGCTCGTTGTTGATCTCCTATGCTATGCTGTGTGTCTCAGCAAGAATAATGGAAATAATCGAAATAATCGTTGGAttttctgctctcttttttctttctgtgtgtgttttccccGTCATAGGCGAACCGGATCCGTTGCTAAATTGCACGGTACTCAATCAGACATCGACGGGCTTCCAAATCGAGTGCATCGAGGGCTTTGACGGTGGTCTGCAACAGGAATTTATAATGGAGGTTTATATGAATGGAACGACACGCAATCCAAAAGTTTCCAGATTAAAGTGAGTGGAGCGAATTTgaaggaagaaggaagaaagcagagagagaaggaggcATGGAGATGTGCATAGAGACATCGAAATGGACACAGAGCAATCAGAATCACACGCCGTGTGACTTTTGCATTACAACAAACCCAACGATGCGTGGCATTGGGCAGTGGGATGCTCTGGACATGACCATGTCCCATGaaccatttcccatttcctcTTTTCGAATGTGCATTTCCATGTGATGCCTCTTggctcttgcctcttgcctcatGGCTCTTGGCTTTTTTGTGGTTATCGATTCGATTCCCCTTCCACGTTTTGCAGCCGACCGTACTTCGAGGTGAGCGGCCTAGTGCCCGGCATGGGCTACAATGTCTTCCTCATCGCCAACAACACCAAGGGACGGAGCAATGCGACCATTTTGCAGGTCTACACACTGAAGGATCCCGAAAAGCAGACGGGTGAGTGTCCTTAGGCAGGATCCTGGGTCCCCGCATTTGTCATTTCCCAAGGGGGAAATGGAACCAAAATTGAACCACAACTCGTGTGATGCGGGACTGGGTTTCTCTGtcttccgtttcgtttcggcgAAGTGCCCTACGTACGTTTGAAAATTTTCTGCATGTCCTGGGTtccggctgctggctgctggttcGTTTTCTGGGTCCTGTTCTGCCTATAAATTAATTGACGCTGGTTTTGCATTTACTGCTCTTTCATTTGTCttttaatttgctttaaaTTCCCTCACTTCCGCCTTTGACACTgtttcctttcccttttttgcTTTACGCTTTGTCCcttttcttatttttctttttctttatgtCTTCTTCTTCCTTTTCCCTATTTTGGCTTATTCTGTGGCATGCTTTCCAGTCAGAATCACATTTACAAAGTTCTATCAGGGACGCAGGCCCACAACCACCGCGATGGCCACCACCAGCGACTGCATATGCAATGAGGAGGAGTTCCTTGGAGTGGGGAAGGGCAAGGTCTTGGGCCACGATGCGGGCACGGCAGTGCAGGAGCAGGATGAGGAGCAGGCAGAAGGTAGCGGTGGCACCTATTTCtcaattatattttattaaatctAATTTcagttattatttttattattttgactTTATTCAGtagttttattaatttcttgtatgtatatttcttatcattatttatattatatttatttatttcaatatatttttattttactgcACTCTTAtaatatgcaattttttttagttatttacttttgaatactGCTTTCTTGAGTATTTTTCCTCTGCATGGAATCtgtataattttcatttaaacacacacacataaatccGGTGTCGAAgcgggatttattattttctttaccGCAATATTCGCCTATCCGTATCGTATGACACTGTGGGACTGTGGGACACCGAGACACAAATTAGTAACCTTAACACTGGTGGGGCTTACAGTGGACCCTCATACGAGAGTAGGGCACACATGCAGCTCATTAAAGCGACACTAAATTTGAGGCACGTGCGGCTGGAACTGGCAACAACAGATATCTATATGCGGCAGAGCCAAAGGAAGAGCCAGGAACCAAGAATGGAATGTAGTTAGCAGCTCATAAAACAATGCCAGGACGAaggggcagagacagagagaggacAGACAtaggaaaacaagaaaaatcaACATTAGTGTCCGAAGCTGAATATACTCTACTTCTATTAGCATATTAGCATACGAATAGATATACCCCTTACAGATGTAACATGCCTCACAAACAGTTTGAAAATAGTGTTATAGCCTTTCTGAAAGAGCACTCCAGCAGGAGCGTAAAAGGAAAGATTGTTCCGAGGGAGGGAGCACGACAATATAAAGAAATATGTATCCCGCGCTCATCCTACCATCTCTGGGGCTCTCTGTCGCcctctttttttctctcttccaTTTTATTACACATCCGCACCGCAGACCTGTCGCTGGCCTATGCACCCGTCATCGAGGATATCCGGCCTTTCCTGGGCATCCTAGCGGGCATTGTGGGCAGCGTGTTCCTGGTGGCGCTCATCATTGTGATTGTGGTGCGAGTGCGCGGCTCAACGGGACGCGATCGCAATAATTACTCGCATCCAggcagcggaggaggaggtggcactggcagtggcgcTACTGGCAGTGCGGGAATCGGAGGTCCTGGTGGCACCACcgccaatggcaatggcagtcTGGGCCTCCTCGCGAGCAACAATAATGGAAGTCTGGGCATCGGCGGCACCCTTGCCCACAATGGCGGACAATCAGTGCAGGATATGCATCGCATCGGCAGGGACACCTGCCACGTGACGAGCAGTCTGGATAGCATTGACAAGAATCCGGACATCATACCGCAAGGTGGGTTGGGTGAGTTCCACAGGTGCCCTGTGCCCCCATCGTCAAAGGTCTCTAgccttttctctctctctctctcttgtctcTCTCCCATCCCATTTCTCTTGCAACAGATGGCCACGACGTGGACGATGAGTGGACAACGAAGGGTCACAGTCGGGCCTATGCCACGGCTGCCCTGGCCGAACAGAACGCCGTCATTACCTCCAGCACCTATGATCACCTGATGCCCACGTATGCGGTGGTCGACAAGAAGACCGGGGGCCCGCCTCCCGGCCACGGCCCCTATATACAGTATAATACGCTTATACCCGTTAGCAAAATGGGCGCTTACGCCaatcaacatcagcagcagcaacagcagcatacaCATccgcaccagcatcagcaccagctaCAGGGAGTGCCGCAGCAACAGAAGGTACGAGCCCACGAGCCCCTAATCCGCTCTTAGTCGGCGGACAAACATTTAACCTTTTAACCCGTACCACATGTGGCAGAGACTCATCTTAATTTATGACCCAATGAACAGCACAGGTTGGAACCCATCCCTCTCCTAAGGAGGGGTTGGGGTTTGGTTTCGGGTCTCGGGTTAAGTGGTTTTTATAGCCAGTTTATTGTTTAAGCCACAATTGATGGGCAGCCGAATTCAATGCATGCTTTGCTGATTGAAGTTGCCCCAAAAAACACTGAAAGAACTAGGTTTCATTGGAAATTAATGGCTTCTAGGGATAGcaaaatgtatatgtatcagtatgtattttctatatatatttatctttaGAAGCTGCTGTCATTTCAATGGCAGAACGCAGAAGAAATATTTCCAACGAACCTTGAAGAAATGCTCCCTGAAGGTCGCCCAGagaaaagacaacaacaaaataatattcagagaaacagagagaggtagagaaaaagagagagaaaaaactaTAATTTGAAAATCATTTAAGTAGAAATTTCTACTCTGTATGTAAGGCCCCGCCCACACTTACACGCCCAGTGGGAGCTTCCAagtcagcagcagctctaGGAGCAAGAGCCACAGCTGCAGCAatataaattttccatttgcgaatttaataaaaataagttgCAGGCGgacagcagaagcagtagaggcagcagcagcaacggacTCCAAAGCAGAAATAGGTACAAGGAAAACCAGAGAAAACGCTAAGGAGCCAAAGGATGCGCGCATCCTGATGTGCCTTgtgtgtggctctggctccggtcTGGCCCTGGGTCTGCTTCAGCTGCTTCTGCACCAAAATGCAATAAGCGGCCAAGTGTTGAGGTTGGAAAGGGAGAATGTGCGAATGTGGCAAGGGAAAGCCAGAAgtaggagtgggagtggggacAGTGTTGGTTAGCTGTTGAAGGCAGACACATTACAAACAGGCGCTGCATATGGGGCGTTTCCCCGGAAAAACACTGGCAGACATCACTTCAAGTGAAGCCGATCAAAAACTGTAGTAATTATCCTTTAAAGCCAAAAGCAGGAAAGCGAGAAAAGTGGGAATCCAATGCTGCGGACAGACGTATTGATACGAGACCTTACCACCTGACAATTATCCAACTGATTGACGTTCCACACGTACTCTTATCTcaatctatatctatatcctCTCGTTTTTCCAGACTGAACTAAGCTACAGCGATTTGACAGCTCCGATGGTGGGCAGTGCCGTGGGCGTCCAGCGTTTGGCACCGTACTGCAGCGCCACATTGGGCAGGCCAGGCCGGGGTCAGACGGAGCTGAAGCGGGCCGAACCGAATATCTACTCGCAGGTAAATGTCATGATGGATGATGAGATACTGGCCGACCTCCAGGCGGCCACAGCGGCCGGTGGCACCTATGTGGCCGGGGCTGTGGTGGACAATGTGGGCGGCCGTGGTGgcgcctcctgctcctcggCTCTCTACCTACAAGGCTATGCCACGCGTGTGTAAGGGTTAGAGGGGGATCTGTCTCTTAAAtgatatgttttttttgttttgatttttgtgtgtattttcgTTTAATAAACTTGAAGAGACCCTGGGATTCAAGAGTGTTTCCGTTTAAGTTCGGTTGCTGTGGCAAGTgtaagctgaagctgcagctgcaagtGCGAGGacttttaattactttttacACAAAAGAGTCATAAGAAGAGAAAGGACCCTTCGGAAATCCATCAGATGCAACCCGAGACTGTGGAACAGACAGAGACACTCGTGGCAAATCAATAGAACGACAGCTGACATATACCccaaagagagaaaaaagaggatgcaatgccagcagcagcagcatcagaaaTATTCCTgaaaattacgcatacgcacgGGTGTACGATACGGAATTGAAGAGAAGGCAGAGGAGGATTCTATTAAGTGCAGAGTGATTCTGTTCAGGAGCTTAGGAGTGCAAAGGCAGAAGCTGTAATTCTGACAGATCTGTCAGATGATGAATGGGTAGGAACTAAACAGTTTAGAGCTTGAGGTATCTGTacgtttatttttgtgtgcctGAAACTCTCCGCAAGTTATGTTCCAATTGTCCAGCAAGGTTTCACAGAATATTCTTTGTCCTGTTTTCCTGCATTCCTGCTTCCCCAGCTCCCCTTCCCTACAATTATCGTAATGACTCAACTTATGGCCACAAGGTTCAATTGGCAGCACATGCACTTAAGTGGAACTTTCAGACATGGACCCGCAACAGGAGCACTACAGAAGCTGCGAGGGTACAACAGTTCTGGGCCAACCATTTCCACCTAATGACATTGTTTGGCTTTATTGTCATTTATTGGAGAGTTTTACACGACATGCAGGAGTTTTGCCAACAGCAGCTTCCAACCACCCCCTTTTTGCTGTTGGCCGTTTGATTTTGACCCTTATTTTTattggaaattattttaaattcgATTAAGTAGTCTGTTGGTTCTGTTGTGTTAGAGTTTTGGGCACTGATTACTTTGTCACTAAAAGTGTGTGTAACCAGAAATTTAGTTAAAATTAACTTAAAGTTTAATGTTTGGCAGGAAAATCTATTTAGAGGGAAATATTTCGCAACATTTCATCGATATGTACAGAAATGGAAAACTCGTTCGATATACAACATAAATTGGCCAGATTGTATAGAATAACTAGGTCTATAAGAGGTTTAGTTTCGAAATATCCTTCAAGTACAAAAAACTATAATCATAGTTATTAATGATGCAGCAACTGTTTTCAAGTTCAATCCAATGAATGAGCAAATCTAGACCAAAGACATATCTTAATCGAACCGTAAAGGTGTAATGTATTGCCTGTCGATTTTGTCTGA is a window of Drosophila pseudoobscura strain MV-25-SWS-2005 chromosome 3, UCI_Dpse_MV25, whole genome shotgun sequence DNA encoding:
- the side-VIII gene encoding uncharacterized protein side-VIII isoform X3; its protein translation is MGQASLFCCHCCCLLVCLVLSTLNGPAAGATRVRVSSSTTMTRNIEEENGPPVLSESIMGTVGLLPCNVTPPIYEDRVALVIWYKVGLKTPIYSVDTRDSNFDRGTHWSDETYRERLSFNVTGRAGTLSIKSTTEDDTGEYRCRVDFQKSPTRNSKVNLTVIIPPESVIILDSKGATIKDHTLGPYNEGSAINITCVAIGGRPQPRVTWLHGNTIYKNASVGQSLSERRVGNVLSLARLERRNLHMQLTCRAENNNLTTPIISSVVLDMNLRPLIVKLQGENRPLSAGNSYQLSCVVIGARPAPTITWWKGSSPMKNTHEIANPDGNMTTSVLTFTPTIDDRGKFLSCRAEQSMIPESGMEDGWKLDIYHIPVVSLELGTNSLNATLREGIDVFFECNIKSNPWIYKVSWRHNGAILANNPAEGIAVSNQSLVLQNASRARSGIYTCVGSNREGDGESNPVQLDIRFAPVCRGGQRTTYSSGRHETVKVACEIDANPMEATYVWKFNASQGETVDIPASQVAVDRGRSIAHYTPMTENDYGTLLCWATNEIGDQSDPCVYTIVPAGEPDPLLNCTVLNQTSTGFQIECIEGFDGGLQQEFIMEVYMNGTTRNPKVSRLNRPYFEVSGLVPGMGYNVFLIANNTKGRSNATILQVYTLKDPEKQTVRITFTKFYQGRRPTTTAMATTSDCICNEEEFLGVGKGKVLGHDAGTAVQEQDEEQAEDLSLAYAPVIEDIRPFLGILAGIVGSVFLVALIIVIVVRVRGSTGRDRNNYSHPGSGGGGGTGSGATGSAGIGGPGGTTANGNGSLGLLASNNNGSLGIGGTLAHNGGQSVQDMHRIGRDTCHVTSSLDSIDKNPDIIPQGGLDGHDVDDEWTTKGHSRAYATAALAEQNAVITSSTYDHLMPTYAVVDKKTGGPPPGHGPYIQYNTLIPVSKMGAYANQHQQQQQQHTHPHQHQHQLQGVPQQQKTELSYSDLTAPMVGSAVGVQRLAPYCSATLGRPGRGQTELKRAEPNIYSQIDLAHHPMPMYSTSPMFATNSTITGVTMSHPSQMATFSPTPPPPIFTHSVMTATGEGGLLQPVTCMGLVAATSSGAGQQHQQQHQHQHQTTANGGNGSIVGVNVGMSLYGSDVGKPQLLKTVPEEMHHQLNGEDVLIAQDRNHGTGTRF
- the side-VIII gene encoding uncharacterized protein side-VIII isoform X6 → MGQASLFCCHCCCLLVCLVLSTLNGPAAGATRVRVSSSTTMTRNIEEENGPPVLSESIMGTVGLLPCNVTPPIYEDRVALVIWYKVGLKTPIYSVDTRDSNFDRGTHWSDETYRERLSFNVTGRAGTLSIKSTTEDDTGEYRCRVDFQKSPTRNSKVNLTVIIPPESVIILDSKGATIKDHTLGPYNEGSAINITCVAIGGRPQPRVTWLHGNTIYKNASVGQSLSERRVGNVLSLARLERRNLHMQLTCRAENNNLTTPIISSVVLDMNLRPLIVKLQGENRPLSAGNSYQLSCVVIGARPAPTITWWKGSSPMKNTHEIANPDGNMTTSVLTFTPTIDDRGKFLSCRAEQSMIPESGMEDGWKLDIYHIPVVSLELGTNSLNATLREGIDVFFECNIKSNPWIYKVSWRHNGAILANNPAEGIAVSNQSLVLQNASRARSGIYTCVGSNREGDGESNPVQLDIRFAPVCRGGQRTTYSSGRHETVKVACEIDANPMEATYVWKFNASQGETVDIPASQVAVDRGRSIAHYTPMTENDYGTLLCWATNEIGDQSDPCVYTIVPAGEPDPLLNCTVLNQTSTGFQIECIEGFDGGLQQEFIMEVYMNGTTRNPKVSRLNRPYFEVSGLVPGMGYNVFLIANNTKGRSNATILQVYTLKDPEKQTDLSLAYAPVIEDIRPFLGILAGIVGSVFLVALIIVIVVRVRGSTGRDRNNYSHPGSGGGGGTGSGATGSAGIGGPGGTTANGNGSLGLLASNNNGSLGIGGTLAHNGGQSVQDMHRIGRDTCHVTSSLDSIDKNPDIIPQGGLDGHDVDDEWTTKGHSRAYATAALAEQNAVITSSTYDHLMPTYAVVDKKTGGPPPGHGPYIQYNTLIPVSKMGAYANQHQQQQQQHTHPHQHQHQLQGVPQQQKTELSYSDLTAPMVGSAVGVQRLAPYCSATLGRPGRGQTELKRAEPNIYSQIDLAHHPMPMYSTSPMFATNSTITGVTMSHPSQMATFSPTPPPPIFTHSVMTATGEGGLLQPVTCMGLVAATSSGAGQQHQQQHQHQHQTTANGGNGSIVGVNVGMSLYGSDVGKPQLLKTVPEEMHHQLNGEDVLIAQDRNHGTGTRF
- the side-VIII gene encoding uncharacterized protein side-VIII isoform X7, with protein sequence MGQASLFCCHCCCLLVCLVLSTLNGPAAGATRVRVSSSTTMTRNIEEENALLLLLAGPPVLSESIMGTVGLLPCNVTPPIYEDRVALVIWYKVGLKTPIYSVDTRDSNFDRGTHWSDETYRERLSFNVTGRAGTLSIKSTTEDDTGEYRCRVDFQKSPTRNSKVNLTVIIPPESVIILDSKGATIKDHTLGPYNEGSAINITCVAIGGRPQPRVTWLHGNTIYKNASVGQSLSERRVGNVLSLARLERRNLHMQLTCRAENNNLTTPIISSVVLDMNLRPLIVKLQGENRPLSAGNSYQLSCVVIGARPAPTITWWKGSSPMKNTHEIANPDGNMTTSVLTFTPTIDDRGKFLSCRAEQSMIPESGMEDGWKLDIYHIPVVSLELGTNSLNATLREGIDVFFECNIKSNPWIYKVSWRHNGAILANNPAEGIAVSNQSLVLQNASRARSGIYTCVGSNREGDGESNPVQLDIRFAPVCRGGQRTTYSSGRHETVKVACEIDANPMEATYVWKFNASQGETVDIPASQVAVDRGRSIAHYTPMTENDYGTLLCWATNEIGDQSDPCVYTIVPAGEPDPLLNCTVLNQTSTGFQIECIEGFDGGLQQEFIMEVYMNGTTRNPKVSRLNRPYFEVSGLVPGMGYNVFLIANNTKGRSNATILQVYTLKDPEKQTVRITFTKFYQGRRPTTTAMATTSDCICNEEEFLGVGKGKVLGHDAGTAVQEQDEEQAEDLSLAYAPVIEDIRPFLGILAGIVGSVFLVALIIVIVVRVRGSTGRDRNNYSHPGSGGGGGTGSGATGSAGIGGPGGTTANGNGSLGLLASNNNGSLGIGGTLAHNGGQSVQDMHRIGRDTCHVTSSLDSIDKNPDIIPQGGLDGHDVDDEWTTKGHSRAYATAALAEQNAVITSSTYDHLMPTYAVVDKKTGGPPPGHGPYIQYNTLIPVSKMGAYANQHQQQQQQHTHPHQHQHQLQGVPQQQKTELSYSDLTAPMVGSAVGVQRLAPYCSATLGRPGRGQTELKRAEPNIYSQGKPQLLKTVPEEMHHQLNGEDVLIAQDRNHGTGTRF